GAGAACATTCGCCGTTGTAACTCGCTCCTCTGGGGGCGGTGGAACCCACTTACTGCTCCTCCAGGGGGGCACCCTCATTATGTACATCATATCCATCTCCTCTAACGTCTTTCCTTTACCTTCGAGCACGAAGAAGTAGACAACCAACACCGCGACGAAGAGGCAGCCCGCAAAGACGTAGCCGTATGCAAAGTCAATATCGCCCGTTAGAAACGGCGTGAAGAACTCTATGATGAAATTCGAGAGCCAATTGGAAGCTGTTACCATGGCCATTGCTTTGGCTGGATGCCTcctaaatttatattaaatttatattgATTTATTGAACGATGAAGTCCAAGGCATACCCTGGATAAAGCTCGGCTATAAGTACCCACGTCATAGGTCCCCACGTTGTTGCAAAGCCTAGTATGAAAAGACATGCACAAACGACCATACAGACACCCGAAGCGTGAGTAGCAGGGGGGTTGTGGACGTCCAAGGAGAAATGATCCACaggaggcgaagatcatGAAGTTGACAAACATCCAGATGCCCCCCCCCCGTGATGAGGGACTTGCGGCGTCCAAAATGTTCGACAACATAAAGGCCAAGGAAGGAGGAGCCAAAATTGACACCTCCTAGGATCATTTGGGTCACGAATGTGTTGTCGATTCTGGCTCCATTGAACATAACGGTGCCTAAGACGCCGATCAGTATTTCGTACTAACCCGCTTTAGGTTTAGCATGCACGTGATCGCATGAAGCCCTTCAAGTCTCTCAATTGTACGGGACCATGGCCTCTTTTAATGGTTCGTTCTGCGTACGTACCGTAGTAGAAGAAATAATTGGCGCCAGTAAGTTGCTGGAAGGCCTGAAGGGCAACGCCTAGAATAATTCGGTAGGACATTCGAGGCCCCTGAAACATCTCTATCCATCCATAGAAGCCACCTCTGGCCGCGCTTTCAGCTTCAAGCTGGTCTTTGATTCCGGATAGCTCATCGATGATAACCCGGTGATTGTGATGTGCTCCATAGAGTTTGCACATGGTATACTTGGTTTGCTCGGTCCGTCCATGTTGGTAATCATAACGGGGGGGtttcggggaagaagattaTGCCAATACCGAGAAGTAATGCCCATAGGAATGTGATCCCAAGAGGGATGCGCCATGATGCCGAATTGCCAATTGACTTTGTCCTAAAGTTGATGCAATAAGCAACAAATATGCCTAAGGTTACGAACAGCTGATATGGGCTAAAAGCTCTCGTCAGCACTGGGGCCACCACCAATacggtgaagaagagaagacaCAGGAATCTCCGGGATGAGCTTACCAGACCATAGCCCCACGAACCTGTTTCGGAGATGTCTCGCCTTGGTATAGTGGCACTATCTATCAAAACTTATAAGCTGAACCTTTAAAACGCATGGCAAAGATGGACGGTTGCGCGTACCCAATAAAGAACAAGCGCCCACACCGAAACCAGTTACAAAACGGCCCATCATGAATTGATACCATTTGGGGTGGGGCGAAGAAATTTGAATGATGAGCCCGACATGAAGGATGATACACCGGAATGCAATGGACCATTTACGGCCAACGCGCCCAGAAGGGTACCAATCGACAGCTATGAAGGGATGGGTTGTCAACTACGTAGGGCGATAATACTGAGAGCTCTTCAGGATACACATACCAATGAAACAATCAGCCCAGACCTCACATTATTGAATGCACACGTTCCATCCGGCTGCAGTTAACCAAACCGACGCTTGAAGTCGTCCATCTCCAAAAACCCAGAGATTTGGCCAGTGTCGTAGCCAAAAATTATGCCTCCTCTGGAAACAAAGGCTCCCAGTACTAAGGACCGCCAGGTCACAAAAGGTAAGGGGCTGTCGTTGACTCCCTGCTTTTCGTGGTCAGCCGGTTCTGATGAGTAGCTAGAGCGGCTTTGCGTGGCCTCGAAACGGTTATGAGGCAGCATTGCCGAAATTCGCTTCATCTTGAGgtgggagagagagatgtcTCTGAATCCTTAGTCGTTCTAAACCTTGTCGCAAAATGGATTGTACAGCCCCGGCGGATTTCATTGCAAATCTACGATTGTAGATTTGATTGTATACAAGAATTGTCAGGTAAATAACAGTAAAACAAATGCAATGTGATGCAAAGACATATTTAAGCGGTGTTCCATCTGGGTGCGCGCCTAGAGAGCTCTATGTTTTACGGAGAAGTTTACTGCACTATGGCAAagtaaagaaaaaaaagcatGAAAGAATGACGACGGCCATGACTGAACCCAAAATAGGTTAAGTTGTGCCGTTTTGGGAATTGAAAACGACTGCTGGTTGGAACATGCACATGGTTGTAGATGTGGGAGAAGCGCGCGCAACAGTCGTAGTGTTGACGCCAAAAAGTTCTACCCCAGATTCGGCAAATTTACCCATTCCTGTCACGAACAAAAACTCTATgtagaataattataaaatatgACCTAGTCAAAGAGCAAATAAGTATTGTGGTTGAGCCAATAGGCTGTCGCCACCCTAGTACGGAATGCCGTTTGTCAGGAGCTGGAACTGGTCATATCCTTTTGTAGACACACTCAAATAGGACTTGCGCACCAGCTCGCGCATAAACTCCGCCGCTTCTCTCTCACTCTTGTCAAGCACAAATCGATCGCGGAAGTGCTTCAGCGTTTCAGGCTTGAAGCAGGGCAGACCGCTGTCCAGCATCAATGCCACGATGTGCGACAGTTTGGCGCTATACGGCCGAGACGCTAGGAATGCTTTGACGACCAGAGACTCAAACCATCGGTATGCTTGAGTCTGTGTAGGATTATGAGACGCTCCTGGTAGACGCCCGCCGCCAGAGCCACTGTGACCGCCGGCGTGGGATTGTGGAGTGCCACTCATCACGGCCACCATTTCTGATGTAAGCTTAAACGGCGCGCGCTCGAAGCGTACTCCACCGGGTGCGATGTCGAAGCAGAAACCAAAATCGATATGAATAATATGGCCGGCATCATCGAACATGATGTTGCCGTTGTGCCGATCCTTGAATTGCATCAGATAAGAAATGACAGAATAGGCTGCCATGCTTTTGACAAAGTTTGTTCGCGCTTCCTGGAACTGGATTGAATCCTCGCCGCCGTACTTGGAAACGAAATAGTCATATAACCCATTGACGGCTTCACGACCGAGCATATCCCGAGATATTGAATTTGGCAGGACATCAATGACCCCACACCCCGGTGCTGTAGAGGTCACTCGATACGGGAACACCCAAACGTCAAGTCCGATACTGGAAAAAATACCTCGGAAGGCCGCAATCATCTGCAAGGCGAGCATATCTTGACGGCAGTCATCTCCAACTTTGAAAATAGCCGACTGCCAGACCTCATAAGTCTCCTGATGCGAGTCCGACTGGTGATTTTGCGAGGACTTGACCAATTTGTTTGGGTTGGATGCAGCCGCTGCTAAGGCCTTGGTGGCGTCTTCGTCCCATCGTGTGCGGGTCTTCTGAATCCTGAAAGTTGCCAAATAAGGTGCCTTTGCGTGGCTTTGCAGAGGCTTCCCCGACTTGCGATCGATACCCACCACGACACCGTCGGGGTTACTAGGGAGATAAACGCCGACTTCAACGTTGATCTTGCGgagctcttcctcaattttttctttcttttcttgtttgcTTTTCTTGATGTAAGGGCGGAGTTTACCGGAGACACCCGTAATTTCgttgaagaaagagaactCTCTTTGGTAAAAATTGCGTTCATCATCGGTGAAACTGGTAACCAAGGCGTCCATAAACCTATCCAAGGTCGGCTTGAGCGGATCCGGCTGTTCACCCTGTTAGTAATGAATTATGAAGGGCCATGGTCTCCCTCCCCACTTACAACTTGAGAATCCTCATCTTTGTAGGAATTGGCCTTCATATTCCATATCACTTGATGCGCAAACAGTTGAGACTGTTTTGCAGTCTCCAGTATATACCGCTCGACATAGCCTAGAGCATCATAGCGAAGAGCTTGTACCAGTTGTGGCACGAAATAAAATCTAACATCAAGAGAATGACTTTCCAATGCCTTCATCGCATATTGCAAGATGAAGGGGTGGTTGCCATACGCAGGCAAGAAATAGGTTAAGCCTTCGATTGGGTTGACGGGGGCCCAGTATAGCAAGTACTAATGAGGTTAGCCTTGGAGCAAAATTTAGCACGAGCATACTACTTACTTTGAGTTGAGAGGAAACATCGGCTGGTAACGCTGATTCGAACATGATCTCAAGACTACGAGGCTCATCAATGGCCTTTTCCGGAAAGCTAAGGAGCAGCTTTCGAACGTCATTGCTGAGCTTTCCAGATGAGAACCGTGTCGCAAGCTGGATAGCCAGTCCCGGACTCTCAGCCCAGGCAATCCGCAGCATATTCTCCTAAAGACAACATTAGAACGCGGCCATAGGGTAGTGCTAGGGTAAACCTTGAGACGAACCTCCGTAAGATGTTTGCTGAGAGGAGATTGGGTTACGTTATGCTTCCGATCAGGCTCTAACGGAAACAACCAGACCTTGAGTCGCGATCTTTCGTTTTCTATAAGTACCTGGAGAAGATCGTGTTTCGCCTGT
This sequence is a window from Aspergillus puulaauensis MK2 DNA, chromosome 6, nearly complete sequence. Protein-coding genes within it:
- the HXT1_2 gene encoding hexose transporter hxt1 (COG:A;~EggNog:ENOG410PFSV;~InterPro:IPR020846,IPR005828,IPR036259,IPR003663;~TransMembrane:1 (n2-13c25/26o65-86i);~go_component: GO:0016020 - membrane [Evidence IEA];~go_component: GO:0016021 - integral component of membrane [Evidence IEA];~go_function: GO:0022857 - transmembrane transporter activity [Evidence IEA];~go_process: GO:0055085 - transmembrane transport [Evidence IEA]) yields the protein MVVCACLFILGFATTWGPMTWVLIAELYPGRHPAKAMAMVTASNWLSNFIIEFFTPFLTGDIDFAYGYVFAGCLFVAVLVVYFFVLEGKGKTLEEMDMMYIMRVPPWRSSKWVPPPPEERVTTANVLEQRAARGLASDEESSKRNQGPAHQHIDQNEAGVGPPA
- a CDS encoding uncharacterized protein (COG:G;~EggNog:ENOG410Q2KJ;~InterPro:IPR005828;~TransMembrane:1 (i51-71o);~go_component: GO:0016021 - integral component of membrane [Evidence IEA];~go_function: GO:0022857 - transmembrane transporter activity [Evidence IEA];~go_process: GO:0055085 - transmembrane transport [Evidence IEA]) encodes the protein MCKLYGAHHNHRVIIDELSGIKDQLEAESAARGGFYGWIEMFQGPRMSYRIILGVALQAFQQLTGANYFFYYEAMVPYN